A window of Theileria parva strain Muguga chromosome 4 map unlocalized ctg_529, whole genome shotgun sequence genomic DNA:
TTATGTGGATCAATTCCGAACCCTTGTGAGGTCATTAGAAGTGTGAAATCTTCAGGAGTTATTTCGTCCAGCACCTTCTCATATTCAGTTATTGAAAGTATATTCTTTGTTAAGGCCTGTTCCAATTGTATTCCAGACATATTGCCTGCATAGTACCCTTGCTTCTTCTCCTTAATTTTGGCCTTTATTAATTTCTTACAGTTGTCCAAATAAGTTTTACCGAAGTCTAATTCCTGGTTTGACAGTCTCTTCAggtaattaattatttctgACAAAATCACTGGATAGTTTCTTTTATTGCTGAACGCTGAAATCACAAAAAAGCTATCACTAATGTCGTTTGTCACGACTTCTAACCTCGTGTCATATGTCAAATTCTTCATAGTCCTCAactaaacattaattttatttaggtattaaaaataatttaatattttttatataattatttaattactTTCATGAATAAATCGGAGTTTAGGGCCTCTGAAAACAAATCAGAAGCCGCTTTTGGGAACGCTGGGTGCATCCACAACTCTCTCCTCATTATTGCCAGTTTATCTGAAAATCATTTATCCATTatcatttaattataaatttatagtatacCTATATCTTCTTTTGTTTCAGAGGAAtctctaaaaatattttagaaatGAGTGGAAATACCTGAATGTGTTTTCCAACAGTTTTGAAATGTGTGTCCCATCAGTTATAAATCCGCTGGCATTTGGGGCGTGTCCTCCCACCAGCACAATTGCTTTGTCTGTGACATCATCAAAGAACTTAACCATGTTCTTTCTGTAGTATAGCTGAGACTCAAAATTGTCTAAAAAATGAGAAGTAGACGATGTTTTACTAAATTCCAATTGGTTCAATTCACTTTTTGCCTCATCTGTGATTGTATTCTTCGATACTATTAATGAGCTACTCAAATACTGAGTAACGTATTTCCTCAGCTTCTTCAGGTCAAAGTTGCTCACTACATTGACTTCCTTAGCGGTGCTATTAACCAATTTTTTAGTCTCCTTTACTACAGTTTCATATTTAATTTCGtctaatttatcaatttccAGTCCTTCAAATCCAAGAATGCCTCCACTCATGTTATGCAAGAGCTCACCAATCCCATAATTctaaacataaattaaaccAAAAAATTGTTGTGATAGTAATCTATTATAACAATATATACCATACCTTAATATCTTTGATGTATTTCTTATGATCTGACGTGATTTTCTGCTTAGCTCTGTCAAATTCGTCTTGCGTTATGCGATAATTCTCTAGtatgttatttaaaatcTGCAGTGAATATTCCAACGgtttaacattattttctcCATTATTACTCGTGAACGGTACATTTATTGAGATGTTAAGATAGTCATAGTTGAGTGAGATGTTAACATTAATTGAGTTGAGTTCACAAAATAATTCCACCTGCTTTCTATCCAACGAACCCATTGAACCGCTTTCCATCAGGCTAGTTGATATTAAAAGGAGCATCAGCTTATTCgttttaattattgattCCCTGTCCGAATTATTTCCCAGTTCTGGTATCCtgttatttaatatatattcatATATTGGTATATTTGCTGATAGGTACACCGAATTATCGTCTGTACGTCTGGTGTTAACTCTAACATTATTGTTCAAAGTGTACATGTCGTATAAATCAGATAATGATTCAGTTTTTTTGTTATTAGGATCAGATTTTGATAATTCAGTTTGATTTCTATTCAGATCACTCGTATTTATATCGGTagttttttcattttcaagtgtttttttataaagttCACAGGGTTGTGTTCTTACTAATGGTTTCTGTGCttgtaataaattgtaaattatatgtgAATTTTCTTGTTGATTCAAGTCACAGTCAAATTGTTTAGCCAAAATAGACTCAATCTCTGGGCACTCTCTTCTTGGGGTTGGAACACACAGCTCAACATGTTTCGACAAGTTCAAATATTCCTTAAAGTCCATGTAATATCGTTTAAACAAGTTCTTGTTCGGTTCACTCAAGTTTGAAAGGTATCCTTCATAATCGAATGACTCCTTATGAAAGTTTTTATCCAGTTGTGGGAATATGTTATCGCTAGACCTTGCTTTTATTTCTTCAACGTGTTTCTTGTCCAATAGGGAGTCGGGTAGCTgaattcattatttataaaacaaTATAAACTCACGTTTACTTGCAAActactaaatttaatttttgtagTAATCGCATGATTGAAAAGTTCCCTCAGTTCTTCCAATGTAACATCTAAATTAGTGaattttgttaatataATTGAAAACATACTTTGTACTGGGGTTGTAGCAAGAACTTTTAAACCCCTCAAATCACCTTTATACCAGCTGAACATATCATTTAATCTTTGTAAAACATTATTAGGGTCAATATCGTCGTAGCTTCTcttaattaactttattgtTTGATTCTTATCTAGGTTTGCTCTATCACATATATGATTCTCTATAAAGTCTGCTGTATTGTTTTCTTTGTAATTCTTAGTCTCGAAATCATACAGCAGTGCATCCTTTGCGTAATCCAAAAACTTGTTACTCACACACTCCCCTAGAAAACGCCCAATTTCAGAAATGACGTAAAATACTGAATTCTTCCAGTCACCAGTATCACACTTTATATCCAGCGACCGTAGTCTACATCCTTCATTCACACAGTCATAGTCGTTTGCCTCAACGTTATTGTAAAGTTGGGTGTCCCTCTTAAATATCATGAAATTGATACTCAGAATcttatatactaatttgCTTAGTATGAAGTTGTAGTAGTCTGAGAATGTTCTTATTGGTGGGATTGGCAACTTctttaatatttcaaatGAAAAGCACGGAAGCTTATCACACAACCAAACATCAAACACGGGttctaaataaaatttgtgaTCACCAATTAACCTACCCTTCTGGTTATATATGTGCGTTACTGGTGGCATTCCTTTCCTCCTAATAATCAATAAAAAAGTTATTCAATTACCTTGCCTTTTCCGTATTCTTATAAAGTAGCCTTATTTCTTTAAGATTAGGTGGGTTTTCCAATTTTGAAAACACATCATTTATCGTTTCCGAAACATCTGTCTCATCCAGGTTTCctacaaataatattatatacaattattacctTGTATAAACAATTGTATATTATCTGGTATATAGTGTTGAGAATGGTATGCTTTCAGATCTTCAACTTTATAATTCATAATCATATCCAGGTCTCCAATTGGAAATCTCACGGGCAATCTAAAAAAcgattaaaattattataaatttataatttgttacaTGTTTTCTTTATGAATTGTCTTTACTGTGTTACAATTTTTGTAGTACTCTGCCGTTGTGATTATTTTTGCTTCTGATAAAACTGCCTTTCTTTCCTTATCCAACTCATATTGACTAAATTGTGAAGGAGCCtatattatttcatttaataGAAACAATAAACCTCTACAACATCCAACAGTGTGTCAAGAACCTTGTGTAATTTTTCCTTTTTTGTGTTACAACCCAACTCGCTATCAGTTTTAACAAAGAAAACTGTCTGATTGTAGTCAGTGAAGGCGTTTGTTTTAACTGAATAATTACAAAGTCTAGTTCTTTTcctaaatttttataaattagttgaaaTATATGTATTTAAACATACTTGCTACCCATATATGTCACGTGTTCACATAAATGGGCTATTCCTCTTTGATTATCCTTTTCATCTGCGCTTCCCGAGCATACTTGTAAATAAGCTTCCAAAGTAGGTGTAtcttttttgtaaaatgaGTATTTTAGTCCATTTTCCAGTGAACCTCTGTACACATCATTCTCAGTCAGTAGTTCTTCACGTCCAAAAAgctattaattttaatgatttagaTAATAATTACCTTCTTATAAGAAAAAACTTGTTTATTCAAAGTTCCAGactaaatattaatgataGGAAGGTCAATggtttattaaaaatacgtTTGACGATTGCGATGGAGGCCTAATAAATGAGAACAAATGTATTCTAGGATTTAACTCatgtaaaaattgataattcttatttaaattaatgcTAAGAGCTTGCGATATGTTTATTATAATGAACAAAAATGACAAACATTGTAGGATTATACTGcgattattaaaaaatgtaaataaaactggcattttaaatacaaataaagACCTATTAGGCTgtttttacaaataatgTACATAAATTAAAGTGATTTGacatttaaataaaattataacatGAAATctattttttatacatatgtattttacacatttgttgCTTAATTAATCATATATGGGGaaatatactaatattttaataaataaacattTATATGTTATATTAATCAAAATTCtatcaaatgtgtaacatattctcacatttttaaataaattttactttttcTATCACCCGATATTATCAGCAACCAtttcatttatttgttatattttttataattttagttgattaatttatatacataaaatgGTATGGATTCGATTCCTACTCAATGCGGTCCTCATAAAACTTATTCTATAAACTCACTAGAACCAACTTCCTCAATACAATCGGAATCTTACTTATATGACAAAAAATTCGTCGATTTTATAGAGAAAGATGAATATATCAAACTTTTCAATCACTATATTCATTTAGGAGGTGATCCAGCAAGATATGCCCTCAAAAGAGTCCATTTATTATCACATCACTTGGGATCCGACCTAACACATGAATGTTTGGTCCCCTTTTTATCAAGTACTTTTCTTActtaaaacaaataattatcataaCTCAATATAGactaattatttttaaacaataattaataatttaacgatatttttatttgtaGGCTTACAAAAAACTGTTGATATTTCACTTTTACCCGCATTTTGTGATTCCTGGCTCCTTCTTTACAAAAACATAGATGAAATCGAAACTttacttttaatttttaagagTTTTGAGTTTTTTCTATCCCACGAAAACCCACAAATAAGAGTCAAGGTATTTTTCAAGTTGATATCATCCGTAGGCAACGAAAAATGTTATGCTGATAGTCGAGAGCTCAATAAAGCCGAGTAAAAATGGAAAGAGTTCAAGCCTAGAGGTTGTTAACTCGATACTGTGCCCGATGATAGGAACGTTCGTTGAAAGTAAGTTTAAcaagaataaatttattcagGTGATTGGTTCCCATGTGCAAAATCAGCGTGTTATCTAATACCGAAAATATATTCATACGCATCGGAAAAATCGCAAAATGAACTTAGACAGTAAGTGGAAcataaatgataaatatttctaGAGCATTTCAAAGACTATGCGACTCAGAAACGCTGACGGTTAAAATAGCAGCAGCAAAGAACCTGAAGCAGGTGATATCAATCATTGAACCGGAACACGCTATTTCAATGTTTTGGCTTGTTCTCAAGAACATGTCAATAGACAATGAAGAAGAAATAAGAATGTTAGCTGTGGATTGTTCCCTAGTTTTTGCAAAGCAGTGCACACCGGAACAGAACCTGAACCTGAATATACCGCTGTTAAAGGCAGCATCAGAGGATACGTCATGGAAAGTTCGAGAGTTTGTTGGtctcaattttataaaggTAAGCTGAATAcgaataaatattaatgtaGATATATGAAACCTTTGATGAGTTGGTTGTTAAGGATAATCTGTTTGACTCCCatgtaaatttactatGCGACAACAATGATAGAGTTAAATCGTCCTCAATTCGATCATTTTCAAACTGGTCAGGAATTCTTTCACAGGAACTTATCGAGGCGTACGTACCTATACTCGATAATTTGGCAAAGAAGTCAAATAAAGATATAAGACAAAGCGTGTGTAAAACACTCGCGTTGTTTGCAATGAAGCTTAAGAAGAAGGATGCGTTGTCAATTCTAAGGCCAACCATCCAACTACTTTTGACAGATGAGTCAATGGAAGTAAGATTACGGTATGTGattgaataaatataaataattattagaGTGGTTGAGAACATACATTTGATATGTGATCGTGAAGAGTTCTACGGATTAATAGGAGAGAAGCTCATTGAAACCATCGACACATCAATTGAAAACCCAATTTGGAGGAACAGACTTGTTATAGCAGAGCAACTTACGAGTTTCTTTAGCCACTTTGGAGCCACAATATTTGAGCAAAGTTTTCTAAACGTACTTTTCAGATTATTACTCGACGATGTCTGGAAAGTTCGAAATGCAGTTTTAGTCAGTTTGGAGAAAATCTGTAATGAATGCGGAAGCATATGGGCAGTAAAGTTCATTTTATCAGAGTTAAAAACCATTTATTTAACTCCCAGGCAGTCAAGTTTCACAAAAAACAAGAAAACTAAAAGTTCCATTAGAATAGTCATTATACAAGCGCTTGTCgtaagtttaaaataatatttataatacagatttaatgaataatttaggCCGTAGCTAAATCAATAGATGTTGAAAACCTAATTGAACACATTATGCCATTGCTTCTCAACTCATTAACGGTATGTTAGAATTGAATTATGACTTTTAGGATTCTATTCCAAATATACGTTTTGTATCTGTAAATTCACTCgcaaatatatttataatatataaaaatgaaaagcCGGAGCTATTCCTTCAAGCAAAATGGTATCAATTATGTAGATTGTTTAGCTGCACATTTAAATACAAattctaaattataataaatgtttagCGCACTGATTAAGTTGTGCCAAGATTCAGATGAagatgtaaaatatttcgCCAAAAGAGCACTGGATACCTATGAGAGATCATTTAGTGATCACCTAGTAATGTAATTATATGGCCTGACGGTcgttgaaattaaaataaatttatttcatatttcatacatttttaaatggaactaataatttgtattataaatgCTATTTTTGTCAAATTTCAtacttaaaaataactcGACCTTCCATATCATGGCAACAAGAAGAACTAAAACCAAATTGAGAGCAGAACCTTATCGCACCTGCCCTCTGGGTATTTTATTCGtaatttagaatattttcaatacatatttttaaaaataaaaactgaaaaattaattgtttagGCCCAAGGAATCTTAAAGTCCATCCAGCGTCATCTGGACCACCTTCAACCCATAATATTGAAACTAAGTCATATTCCTCAGGATCTGGAATGATATTTGTAAAGAAATATGGCCAGCATATGTTAAAAAACCCAGGAGTTTTGGATAAAATCATAAAAGCTGCGGAGATTCGTCCAACAGATACCGTTTTGGAGATTGGTCCAGgtactataatattataacttTAAATATCATTCACTAAATTGTGATTAGGAACTGGAAATTGGACTGTTAGGTTGGTTACTTTAGCTAAGAAGGTTGTTGCAATTGACGTTGACGCCAGGATGATTTCTGAAGTTAAAAACAGGTGTTTTCAACTAGGGTACACAAACTTGGAAGTTATTGAAGCTGACGCACTTAGAACAACTTTCCCAAAGTTTGATATCTGTATGGCCAATCTTCCATTTCAAATATCCAGTCCATTCATATTCAAGCTTTTATCGCACAGGCCATTGTTCAGGTACCTTttccattattattactttgCTTTGGAGTTTATCACATTTACATTTTcatatttacatttattttattttaattatcattttcataaaaaattttaggtcTGCAATATTAGTCTTTCAGAAAGAATTTGCAGAACGACTTCTTGCATCAACTAATGATGACAAATATGGGAGACTTGCAATAAACACTAGACTTTTCTGTACAGTAACCAGAATTTGCAAGGTTTCAGCAGGTAACAAAAtgata
This region includes:
- the DIMT1 gene encoding ribosomal RNA small subunit methyltransferase A, producing MLFLSNFILKNNSTFHIMATRRTKTKLRAEPYRTCPLGPRNLKVHPASSGPPSTHNIETKSYSSGSGMIFVKKYGQHMLKNPGVLDKIIKAAEIRPTDTVLEIGPGTGNWTVRLVTLAKKVVAIDVDARMISEVKNRCFQLGYTNLEVIEADALRTTFPKFDICMANLPFQISSPFIFKLLSHRPLFRYLFHYYYFALESAILVFQKEFAERLLASTNDDKYGRLAINTRLFCTVTRICKVSAGSFNPPPKVESMVVKIVPREQPLVVDFGEWDGMIRICFSRKRRTLRSLFKKQSVLSILESNYKSWCTINNKVPVVKPFKEFVIEILEGSGLAERRSITVSIAEFLKLLLAFNEVGIHFCNIANPSKKDLMPNFLFEDDVEMEVDD
- the PP2AA3 gene encoding Vacuolar 14 Fab1-binding region family protein — protein: MDSIPTQCGPHKTYSINSLEPTSSIQSESYLYDKKFVDFIEKDEYIKLFNHYIHLGGDPARYALKRVHLLSHHLGSDLTHECLVPFLSSLQKTVDISLLPAFCDSWLLLYKNIDEIETLLLIFKSFEFFLSHENPQIRVKATKNVMLIVESSIKPSKNGKSSSLEVVNSILCPMIGTFVESDWFPCAKSACYLIPKIYSYASEKSQNELRQAFQRLCDSETLTVKIAAAKNLKQVISIIEPEHAISMFWLVLKNMSIDNEEEIRMLAVDCSLVFAKQCTPEQNLNLNIPLLKAASEDTSWKVREFVGLNFIKIYETFDELVVKDNLFDSHVNLLCDNNDRVKSSSIRSFSNWSGILSQELIEAYVPILDNLAKKSNKDIRQSVCKTLALFAMKLKKKDALSILRPTIQLLLTDESMEVRLRVVENIHLICDREEFYGLIGEKLIETIDTSIENPIWRNRLVIAEQLTSFFSHFGATIFEQSFLNVLFRLLLDDVWKVRNAVLVSLEKICNECGSIWAVKFILSELKTIYLTPRQSSFTKNKKTKSSIRIVIIQALVAVAKSIDVENLIEHIMPLLLNSLTDSIPNIRFVSVNSLANIFIIYKNEKPELFLQAKCALIKLCQDSDEDVKYFAKRALDTYERSFSDHLVM
- the pqqL gene encoding Peptidase M16 inactive domain protein, with amino-acid sequence MPVLFTFFNNRSIILQCLSFLFIIINISQALSINLNKNYQFLHELNPRIHLFSFIRPPSQSSNSGTLNKQVFSYKKLFGREELLTENDVYRGSLENGLKYSFYKKDTPTLEAYLQVCSGSADEKDNQRGIAHLCEHVTYMGSKKRTRLCNYSVKTNAFTDYNQTVFFVKTDSELGCNTKKEKLHKVLDTLLDVVEAPSQFSQYELDKERKAVLSEAKIITTAEYYKNCNTVKTIHKENILPVRFPIGDLDMIMNYKVEDLKAYHSQHYIPDNIQLFIQGNLDETDVSETINDVFSKLENPPNLKEIRLLYKNTEKARRKGMPPVTHIYNQKEPVFDVWLCDKLPCFSFEILKKLPIPPIRTFSDYYNFILSKLVYKILSINFMIFKRDTQLYNNVEANDYDCVNEGCRLRSLDIKCDTGDWKNSVFYVISEIGRFLGECVSNKFLDYAKDALLYDFETKNYKENNTADFIENHICDRANLDKNQTIKLIKRSYDDIDPNNVLQRLNDMFSWYKGDLRGLKVLATTPVQNVTLEELRELFNHAITTKIKFSSLQVNLPDSLLDKKHVEEIKARSSDNIFPQLDKNFHKESFDYEGYLSNLSEPNKNLFKRYYMDFKEYLNLSKHVELCVPTPRRECPEIESILAKQFDCDLNQQENSHIIYNLLQAQKPLVRTQPCELYKKTLENEKTTDINTSDLNRNQTELSKSDPNNKKTESLSDLYDMYTLNNNVRVNTRRTDDNSVYLSANIPIYEYILNNRIPELGNNSDRESIIKTNKLMLLLISTSLMESGSMGSLDRKQVELFCELNSINVNISLNYDYLNISINVPFTSNNGENNVKPLEYSLQILNNILENYRITQDEFDRAKQKITSDHKKYIKDIKNYGIGELLHNMSGGILGFEGLEIDKLDEIKYETVVKETKKLVNSTAKEVNVVSNFDLKKLRKYVTQYLSSSLIVSKNTITDEAKSELNQLEFSKTSSTSHFLDNFESQLYYRKNMVKFFDDVTDKAIVLVGGHAPNASGFITDGTHISKLLENTFRDSSETKEDIDKLAIMRRELWMHPAFPKAASDLFSEALNSDLFMKLRTMKNLTYDTRLEVVTNDISDSFFVISAFSNKRNYPVILSEIINYLKRLSNQELDFGKTYLDNCKKLIKAKIKEKKQGYYAGNMSGIQLEQALTKNILSITEYEKVLDEITPEDFTLLMTSQGFGIDPHNMYTRVLYSGD